The sequence GCGGTGTAATATAGATGCCTTCGGTCCGCCACAAGGGATCTGCGGCAGGGAGAGGCTCCGGATCCGTAACATCGACAGCGGCCCCCGCCAGGTGACCGGACGTCACGGCGGCACATAAATCTTGCTGCACGACATTGGAACCGCGACCGATATTTAAAAACCAGGCGCCCTTTTTCATTTTTCCGAAACGCGCCGCATCATACAAATGATACGTTTCCGGCGTATCAGGAAGGCATGAAGCCACGATATCGGCCTTCGCCAACTGCCGGTCGAGATCAGTAATAAGCGCCATTTCATCCGCGCCCTGTGCAGGCGTCACGCTGCGGCGGCGAATGCCGATGACATGCGTCCCCAAGGCCTGCAGCCGCCGCCCCAACTGACTGCCTATATCCCCGTAACCGACGATCACAGCTGTTGCACCGTAAAGAGACGTAACGGGGCCTTCATCCCGCCAAAGGGCCTGCTTCTGATTATCATAATAAGCGTATAACCGTTTCATCATGGCTAATAGCTGGGCCAGCATGTGCTCGGCCAAGGCCAATCCGTAGGCCCCCGTAGCATTTGTCAGCAACGTGCCAGCCGGCAAAATGCCGTCACCGCAATACGTATTGGCGCCGGCACTGTTCAGCTGCAGCCAGCGAAGCTGCTTGGCCTGCTGCAGCAAAGACGGCTTCACATTGCCGATAATGACTTCGGCGTCAGCCAGATCCTGCGGCTTGACAAGAGCACTTACCGGCCCCTGCACATCGGCATAGACTACGGTATTGGTGCCGGCAGCCGCCTCAATGAGCGTTTTATGTTTCTCCGTAACTTCCATTGCAACTAAAATTTTCAACTGAAAACCTCCCCATATATGGACTCTTCCGGCAATATCACATAGGGCGGGAACTATTTTTCTACCAGTCCAGTTTTCCCGTCAACAAGTAGACGAGCAATCCTTTTTCCGCATGACGGCGATTTTCGGCTTCATCCAAAATCGTTTCCAAGTGC comes from Megasphaera vaginalis (ex Bordigoni et al. 2020) and encodes:
- a CDS encoding D-2-hydroxyacid dehydrogenase translates to MKILVAMEVTEKHKTLIEAAAGTNTVVYADVQGPVSALVKPQDLADAEVIIGNVKPSLLQQAKQLRWLQLNSAGANTYCGDGILPAGTLLTNATGAYGLALAEHMLAQLLAMMKRLYAYYDNQKQALWRDEGPVTSLYGATAVIVGYGDIGSQLGRRLQALGTHVIGIRRRSVTPAQGADEMALITDLDRQLAKADIVASCLPDTPETYHLYDAARFGKMKKGAWFLNIGRGSNVVQQDLCAAVTSGHLAGAAVDVTDPEPLPAADPLWRTEGIYITPHISGGYHVAATHDAIVRIAVDNLKAYINGKPLQNEVDFTTGYKK